The DNA sequence GCGCGGTACTGTTCCGCAACCTGCACGACCCGTCCAAAGCGGCGGCGGAACCCTTATTTTCGGCACGGACTCCACGCCGCCGTCCAGGTAGCCGGACGCCCGCCGGGAATTATTCTCTGGCCTTAAACCTGCTGCTTTTGCTCCCCGAGAGATGGGTTTAGAGCTATGACGCTGTTAATGTTAAGAATCTTTTTCCTGATCCTCTGTGTGATGGGGAGTTGGTCCATCTCGCAGTTGGAGGATCAGTGGGCACAGCACCCCGTTATCGCCATCCTGATCGGCCTGGTCGGCGGTGGCGCGTTCATCGGTATCGACAAGGCCCTGAAAGGCTTCTCGTTGCGTGGGCTCTCGGCCGCCACGTTTGGCATTCTCGTCGGATTCACGATCAGCTACTTCATTGGTAATTCGGTTTTGTTCAAGTTCATCGACGAAGAGCCGAAACTGATTGCGCAGATTGTCATGTACGTGGTCGGCACCTATCTCGCGATGGTGATCGCGCTACGCGCCAAGGACGAGTTCAACCTCGTTATCCCTTACGTGAAGTTCATCAAGGAGAACAAACCCGAGCGGCTCGTGTTGCTCGACACCAATATCATCATCGACGGCCGCATCCAGGAAGTTTGCCTGACCGGCTTTCTCGATGCTGTGTTCATCGTGCCACGGTTTGTACTCGATGAATTGCAGTACATCGCCGACGCCGGGGATGAAATCAAGCGTGTGCGCGGACGCCGCGGCCTCGAAGTGCTCAAGATGCTCCAGCTCAACCCGCGCGTGGAAGTGAAGTTCCATGAGAACGAACTGCCCGACGTGAAGGAAGTGGACGCCAAGCTGGTGCAGTTGGCCAAGATGCTGCCGGCCGAGATTCTAACCAATGACTACAACCTCAATCGGATTGCCGAGCTGCAGCACGTGAGGGTACTCAACCTTCACGAACTTTCCAAGTCTTTGCGCCCTGTCGTTTTGCCGGGCGAGAAGCTCACGGTTCGCCTCATCAAGGAGGGGCGCGAACCGCAACAAGCCATCGCCTATCTCGACGACGGGACGATGATCGTCGTGAACCATGCCCGCCAGTTCGTGGGCCACGAGATCGAGGTCACCGTCGCCAGTGTGTTGCAAACGGCCGCGGGCCGCATGGCGTTTGCTGAAGTGGTCAATGGCAATGCCGGGTACACCGGCCACACCGAGGCCGGGTCGCCCGCCGAAGAGCGGGGCAGGCTTGCTCCTGTAAACTGAGTTCTGTTAGTCTCCCGCACATGGTTACGGCCATCGTGCTGGCTGCCGGGCGCTCGACGCGAATGGGCGGCGGCTCCAACAAGCAATTCATCGAACTTCTCGGTAAACCGATCATTTGCTACTCGCTGGCGGCGTTTGAGCTGTGCGGTGCGGTCGATACGGTCATCCTCGTGCGCCGTCCCGATTATGCGCAAGAGGCGGAGCAGATCGTTCGCGAGTTCGGCTTCCAGAAAGTGGTCGCTGTTACCGATGGCGGCGTCGAGCGCCAGAACTCAGTGTGGAACGGCCTGGA is a window from the Verrucomicrobiia bacterium genome containing:
- a CDS encoding PIN domain-containing protein, which translates into the protein MLRIFFLILCVMGSWSISQLEDQWAQHPVIAILIGLVGGGAFIGIDKALKGFSLRGLSAATFGILVGFTISYFIGNSVLFKFIDEEPKLIAQIVMYVVGTYLAMVIALRAKDEFNLVIPYVKFIKENKPERLVLLDTNIIIDGRIQEVCLTGFLDAVFIVPRFVLDELQYIADAGDEIKRVRGRRGLEVLKMLQLNPRVEVKFHENELPDVKEVDAKLVQLAKMLPAEILTNDYNLNRIAELQHVRVLNLHELSKSLRPVVLPGEKLTVRLIKEGREPQQAIAYLDDGTMIVVNHARQFVGHEIEVTVASVLQTAAGRMAFAEVVNGNAGYTGHTEAGSPAEERGRLAPVN